In the genome of Sinobacterium caligoides, one region contains:
- a CDS encoding NUDIX domain-containing protein produces the protein MNERQLGPWRRQSRELRYDNRWLSLYHDEVLTPGGSKGIYGVVHFKSIAIGIIPLDGCGNTWLVSQYRYTLEQRHFEIPMGGCPLHDEPLEGARRELQEECGITADCWTELMTLHTTNSVSDESGRVFLAEGLSFGESSLEDSEADLCVHKMPFKEVYEWVLAGKITDAISVAGVLRTAVLRPELVD, from the coding sequence ATGAATGAAAGGCAGCTAGGTCCGTGGCGCCGTCAGAGTCGTGAATTGCGCTATGATAATCGGTGGTTGAGCCTGTATCATGACGAAGTGTTGACGCCGGGGGGGAGTAAGGGGATCTATGGTGTTGTGCACTTCAAGAGTATCGCTATTGGCATCATCCCGCTCGACGGGTGCGGCAATACCTGGTTGGTCAGTCAGTATCGCTACACCTTGGAGCAGCGCCACTTTGAGATTCCGATGGGTGGCTGTCCCCTGCATGATGAGCCGCTTGAGGGCGCGCGACGTGAGCTGCAAGAGGAGTGTGGGATTACGGCCGACTGTTGGACGGAGTTGATGACGTTACATACGACGAACTCGGTCAGTGATGAGAGCGGTCGAGTGTTCTTGGCTGAAGGATTGAGCTTTGGCGAGTCTTCATTGGAGGACAGTGAGGCAGACCTTTGCGTACATAAGATGCCTTTCAAAGAGGTCTATGAGTGGGTGTTGGCGGGGAAAATTACCGATGCTATCAGCGTCGCGGGCGTATTGAGAACCGCTGTATTACGCCCTGAGCTAGTGGATTAA
- the gcvP gene encoding aminomethyl-transferring glycine dehydrogenase gives MAQKAPNNLKQDSLYNLEKRDDFISRHIGPDDGQINAMLAAVGASSLDDLITQTVPANILKQDPMDLDAPRPEHEVIEELAELADNNVLFKTWIGLGYHGTLTPNVILRNVLENPGWYTAYTPYQPEIAQGRLEALLNFQQMILDLTGMELANASLLDEGTAAAEAMALCKRMVKKNKSNVFFIDQNCHPQTIAVVKTRAEHLGFEVIVGDNVDGQEADYFGQLLQYPGSNGEVKDLGAQIERAHAANSLVVVAADIMSLMLLKSPGELGADVVVGSTQRFGVPIGFGGPHAAFFASREKFKRSIPGRIIGVSVDSHGEPALRMAMQTREQHIRREKATSNICTAQALLAIMAVSYAIYHGPDRLKTIASRIHRLSCLLEAGLDKLGFKQTNAAFFDTVAINTGDDTDNVMARALEAEINLRKLDENTVTISFDETTTLEDVDDLFAVFADAIVDFNAASLDDNALCRIPESLLRDDDVLSHAVFNSYHSETEMLRYLKRLENKDVALNRSMIALGSCTMKLNATAEMIPIAQPGFNRLHPFVPKEQAQGYLEMTNNLEQMLVACTGYDAVSLQPNAGSQGEYAGLLAIKRFHESNGEGHRNIVLIPRSAHGTNPASASLASLKSVIVDCDSLGNVDLADLNAKAELHADNLAAIMITYPSTHGVFEESIREICATVHDHGGQVYLDGANMNAMVGIAAPGKFGADVSHLNLHKTFAIPHGGGGPGVGPIAVGKHLQPFLPTNPLSPINGLDENNDVVSSAAFGSASVLPISYAYIALLGAEGLRRATQVAILNANYMAGRLKEDYPVLYTGRNDRVAHECIIDLRPLKESSGISEEDIAKRLMDFGFHSPTMSFPVPGTLMIEPTESESKREIDLFCDAMAQIKREIELVENGTWSLEDNPLVNAPHSLKDIVEGEWQHSYSREQAAYPIAAIRDNKYWPPVNRVDNVYGDRNLICSCPSIESYED, from the coding sequence ATGGCTCAAAAAGCACCTAACAACCTCAAGCAAGACTCACTCTATAACCTAGAGAAGAGAGACGACTTCATCAGCCGCCATATCGGGCCTGACGATGGGCAGATTAACGCGATGCTAGCCGCTGTTGGCGCCTCGTCGCTGGATGACTTAATTACCCAGACCGTGCCTGCCAACATCCTCAAGCAGGACCCCATGGACTTGGACGCACCACGCCCAGAACACGAGGTCATCGAAGAGCTCGCCGAGCTCGCCGATAATAATGTGCTCTTTAAGACCTGGATTGGCCTCGGCTACCACGGCACTCTGACACCCAATGTTATTCTGCGCAACGTGTTAGAAAATCCAGGCTGGTACACCGCCTACACCCCCTATCAACCCGAGATTGCCCAGGGCCGCCTTGAAGCTCTACTTAACTTCCAGCAGATGATCCTCGATCTGACGGGAATGGAGCTCGCCAATGCTTCACTCTTAGACGAAGGTACTGCCGCAGCCGAAGCGATGGCTCTGTGCAAGCGCATGGTAAAGAAGAACAAATCCAACGTCTTCTTTATCGATCAGAACTGTCACCCTCAGACCATCGCCGTCGTTAAGACTCGCGCCGAGCACCTTGGCTTTGAAGTGATCGTGGGCGACAACGTAGACGGCCAAGAAGCCGACTACTTTGGCCAGCTACTGCAATACCCTGGCAGCAATGGCGAGGTGAAAGACCTTGGCGCACAGATCGAGCGTGCTCACGCAGCCAACTCATTGGTTGTCGTTGCCGCTGACATCATGAGCCTGATGTTGTTGAAGTCACCCGGAGAGTTGGGCGCCGATGTCGTCGTCGGTAGCACCCAGCGATTCGGTGTCCCTATCGGTTTCGGTGGCCCCCATGCCGCCTTTTTCGCCAGCCGTGAAAAGTTCAAGCGCTCAATCCCCGGTCGCATCATCGGTGTCTCCGTTGATAGCCATGGCGAACCCGCCCTCCGCATGGCCATGCAAACCCGCGAACAACACATCCGCCGGGAAAAGGCCACCAGTAACATCTGTACCGCCCAGGCCCTACTGGCCATCATGGCCGTCAGCTATGCCATCTATCACGGCCCTGATCGCCTAAAGACCATCGCCAGCCGCATTCACCGTCTGAGCTGTTTACTCGAGGCCGGTCTCGACAAACTCGGCTTCAAACAAACGAATGCAGCCTTCTTCGATACCGTCGCCATCAACACCGGTGACGATACCGACAACGTCATGGCTAGAGCACTCGAAGCAGAAATCAACCTGCGCAAGCTTGACGAAAACACCGTTACTATCAGCTTCGATGAAACCACTACCTTGGAAGACGTCGATGACCTATTTGCTGTCTTCGCCGATGCCATCGTGGATTTCAATGCCGCCAGCCTCGACGACAACGCGCTGTGCCGTATTCCTGAGAGCTTACTGCGTGACGACGACGTACTGAGCCACGCAGTGTTTAACAGCTACCACTCAGAGACCGAGATGCTGCGCTACCTAAAGCGCCTCGAGAACAAAGACGTGGCACTGAATCGCTCCATGATTGCACTCGGCTCTTGTACCATGAAGCTGAACGCAACAGCGGAGATGATCCCGATCGCCCAGCCAGGCTTCAACAGGCTACACCCATTTGTGCCGAAGGAGCAGGCGCAGGGTTATCTAGAGATGACCAACAACCTCGAACAGATGCTTGTCGCTTGTACCGGTTACGACGCCGTCTCCTTGCAGCCTAACGCAGGTTCTCAAGGTGAGTACGCGGGCCTCCTCGCGATCAAACGCTTCCACGAAAGCAACGGTGAAGGTCATCGCAACATCGTCCTGATTCCTCGCTCAGCCCACGGCACCAACCCTGCATCGGCCTCATTAGCGAGCCTCAAATCAGTGATTGTCGACTGCGACAGCCTCGGTAACGTTGATCTCGCCGATCTCAATGCTAAGGCGGAACTGCACGCTGACAACCTTGCTGCGATCATGATCACCTACCCCTCGACTCACGGTGTCTTCGAGGAGAGCATTCGCGAGATCTGCGCCACTGTCCACGATCACGGCGGCCAGGTCTATCTCGACGGTGCTAACATGAACGCCATGGTCGGCATCGCCGCACCGGGTAAGTTCGGGGCCGATGTATCGCACTTGAACCTGCACAAGACCTTCGCAATTCCCCACGGGGGCGGTGGCCCCGGTGTCGGTCCTATTGCGGTAGGCAAGCACTTACAGCCTTTCCTTCCGACCAATCCGCTCAGCCCGATTAACGGCCTCGATGAAAACAACGATGTTGTTTCCTCTGCCGCCTTCGGTAGCGCCTCCGTACTGCCGATCAGCTACGCCTACATCGCGTTGCTCGGTGCTGAGGGACTGCGTCGCGCCACACAAGTTGCCATTCTCAACGCCAACTACATGGCGGGCCGCTTGAAAGAGGACTACCCGGTACTTTATACAGGCCGTAATGATCGTGTCGCCCACGAGTGCATCATCGACCTACGACCACTGAAGGAAAGTAGCGGCATCAGCGAAGAAGATATCGCCAAGCGCCTCATGGACTTCGGCTTCCACTCACCCACCATGTCGTTCCCGGTACCCGGTACGCTGATGATTGAGCCAACCGAGTCCGAGTCAAAACGCGAGATCGACCTCTTCTGCGACGCGATGGCACAGATTAAACGCGAAATCGAACTGGTTGAAAACGGTACCTGGTCCCTAGAGGACAACCCGTTGGTTAACGCACCACACAGCTTAAAAGATATTGTCGAGGGTGAGTGGCAGCACAGCTATAGCCGTGAACAGGCAGCCTACCCAATTGCCGCCATTCGCGACAACAAGTATTGGCCACCGGTCAATCGTGTCGATAACGTCTACGGTGACCGCAACCTGATCTGTTCTTGCCCTAGCATTGAAAGCTATGAGGACTAA
- a CDS encoding GNAT family N-acetyltransferase, whose amino-acid sequence MEQLTIRQAAIQDAALILHFVTELAIYEKAEHEVLATEKTIESSIFSDDSHVNALICEQAGHPVGMAIYFYNYSTWLAKPGLYLEDLYVSPEHRGNGAGKLLLKRMAKIALQKGCGRFEWSCLDWNKPSRDFYESIGAESQDEWVGYRMSGKTLIDFAELD is encoded by the coding sequence ATGGAACAGCTAACTATTCGTCAAGCCGCAATACAAGATGCGGCACTGATCTTACATTTCGTTACAGAGCTGGCTATTTACGAAAAAGCCGAGCATGAGGTGTTGGCAACAGAGAAAACAATTGAAAGTAGCATCTTCTCGGACGACAGCCATGTTAACGCACTGATTTGCGAGCAAGCGGGACACCCCGTAGGCATGGCTATTTATTTCTATAATTATTCGACCTGGCTGGCAAAACCAGGCCTCTACTTAGAAGACCTTTATGTGTCGCCTGAACATCGAGGTAACGGTGCAGGAAAGCTTTTACTGAAAAGAATGGCAAAAATCGCCTTACAGAAAGGCTGTGGACGATTTGAATGGAGCTGCCTTGATTGGAATAAACCGTCACGTGATTTTTATGAGTCAATTGGGGCGGAATCGCAGGACGAATGGGTCGGTTACCGCATGTCAGGGAAAACCTTAATAGACTTTGCTGAGCTGGATTAA
- a CDS encoding patatin-like phospholipase family protein — MTKIENRQPNKLTAYCLQGGGALGAYELGAMKGLAEKGYQANVVTGISIGAINAAIYASYLPPSEDKDNVEQWGSVIEKLESFWQDVTVDVDLFRPPQWLREYQPIGEITKALEPLYHGLNWLNQCISRPYNPGMYTLDWKTFLPFSPFFCTALCDTTRLRNTLEKYITRDNLAYLNNKDKVDRVRLTVLATEIKNGKITLFSNFDIKDDDVNSAWNVSSDEISIDNILASGAFPPGFPMVECDGKEYWDGGLFQNNSTRTAIRSLHLMAAELDTPNLELELFNMSLYPSGQEVPRNFFELYTTTGELRFEEKDYIWEDIHRKTLEYRKFAEMVKEKYPNDNELFSMDGFKKLNAYREINFIEVKLEGHNSDPTMIEKLLDPSGDFTVFSIENRIKDGVLAAKKALAEQVAKAPKVTTVTTKTTKVKKTSIKAGETVKES, encoded by the coding sequence ATGACAAAAATAGAAAATAGACAGCCAAATAAGTTAACAGCCTATTGCCTACAGGGTGGTGGAGCACTGGGCGCTTACGAACTCGGCGCGATGAAGGGGCTTGCAGAAAAGGGTTACCAGGCGAACGTGGTTACAGGCATTTCTATAGGTGCTATCAACGCCGCTATTTATGCCAGCTACCTCCCTCCGTCTGAAGATAAAGACAATGTAGAGCAGTGGGGTTCGGTAATAGAAAAGCTTGAGTCTTTTTGGCAAGATGTTACCGTCGACGTCGACCTATTTAGGCCGCCGCAATGGTTACGAGAATACCAACCCATAGGCGAGATAACCAAGGCTTTAGAGCCGCTATATCACGGCCTCAACTGGCTCAACCAATGCATCTCTCGTCCTTACAACCCTGGCATGTATACCCTCGACTGGAAAACCTTTCTGCCATTTTCCCCCTTTTTCTGTACGGCACTCTGTGACACCACACGACTACGCAACACCCTTGAAAAGTACATCACCCGCGATAACTTGGCTTATTTAAACAACAAAGATAAGGTCGACAGAGTGCGGCTAACAGTGCTGGCTACGGAAATAAAGAACGGGAAAATTACTCTCTTCTCTAACTTCGATATTAAAGATGATGATGTGAATAGTGCCTGGAATGTTTCCAGCGATGAAATCAGCATAGATAATATACTAGCCAGCGGTGCCTTCCCTCCAGGCTTCCCCATGGTGGAGTGCGATGGTAAAGAGTACTGGGATGGCGGTCTCTTCCAGAATAATTCAACAAGAACAGCCATCCGCTCTCTACACCTAATGGCCGCTGAACTCGATACCCCCAATCTAGAGTTGGAGCTCTTTAACATGTCGCTTTACCCAAGCGGTCAGGAGGTACCACGCAACTTCTTTGAGCTTTATACAACCACTGGCGAGCTTCGTTTCGAAGAGAAAGACTATATCTGGGAGGACATTCATAGAAAGACACTCGAATACCGAAAGTTTGCCGAAATGGTCAAAGAAAAATACCCTAATGATAACGAACTTTTCTCAATGGATGGGTTTAAAAAGCTCAACGCTTACAGGGAGATCAACTTCATTGAAGTCAAACTTGAGGGCCATAATTCTGACCCAACAATGATAGAAAAACTTCTTGACCCCTCCGGCGATTTCACCGTTTTTTCGATCGAGAATAGAATCAAAGACGGTGTTCTCGCGGCGAAAAAAGCCTTGGCCGAGCAGGTAGCCAAAGCACCAAAAGTGACAACAGTAACAACAAAAACGACGAAGGTGAAAAAGACTTCAATAAAAGCCGGAGAGACAGTCAAAGAAAGTTAG
- a CDS encoding cation diffusion facilitator family transporter: MKSEREKVVWRVTLIGTVIDAILSALKLIVGFSVQSTALIADGIHSLSDLVSDGLILLMAKIAHQAPDREHPYGHARFETLGTVILGMVLFSVGIGMGVEYLQLLLSDEVASNPGWLALLVVVVSMLGKEWLFHYTMRHAKQQQSKMLEANAWHSRSDSLSSLVVLVGLGASMLGYPKLEIVAALVVAVLIIKMGFSLTWGATQELVDHGVDEETVKRISEIIEGTPGVKSLHLLRSRLMANEIFLDAHIQVDWNISVSEGHQINEWVMAAVKEHVANVGDITLHIDPEDDSDKSFVLLPLREDIEGYLSDYDLLDGALKLNIHYFSNGVHLELLFAAEQDMTLLREQVATVKQYHPEIKAISLQRLMN; this comes from the coding sequence ATGAAATCAGAGCGCGAGAAAGTTGTCTGGCGTGTGACATTAATCGGTACGGTGATTGATGCTATTTTATCGGCGCTTAAGTTAATTGTTGGTTTTTCTGTACAGTCGACGGCATTGATCGCCGACGGTATTCACTCACTGAGTGATTTGGTGAGCGATGGTTTGATTCTATTGATGGCAAAAATTGCCCATCAGGCGCCGGATCGAGAGCACCCCTATGGTCATGCGCGCTTCGAGACCCTAGGAACCGTTATTTTAGGGATGGTGCTATTTTCAGTCGGTATTGGCATGGGGGTTGAGTACCTGCAGCTACTATTGAGTGACGAAGTTGCCTCTAACCCAGGTTGGCTGGCTCTGCTCGTCGTTGTCGTGTCGATGCTAGGGAAGGAGTGGCTGTTTCATTACACCATGCGTCACGCCAAACAACAGCAGTCGAAAATGCTAGAGGCTAATGCTTGGCATTCACGCTCTGATTCACTGTCTTCGCTGGTGGTACTCGTGGGTTTGGGGGCCTCCATGTTGGGCTACCCAAAGCTGGAGATTGTGGCAGCTTTGGTCGTTGCCGTGCTGATTATAAAAATGGGCTTCTCGCTGACTTGGGGTGCTACGCAAGAGTTGGTAGATCATGGTGTTGACGAGGAAACAGTGAAAAGAATTAGTGAGATTATTGAGGGTACTCCTGGCGTTAAGAGTCTGCACTTATTGCGTTCTCGATTAATGGCAAACGAGATATTTCTCGATGCACACATTCAAGTTGATTGGAATATTAGTGTTTCCGAAGGGCATCAGATTAATGAGTGGGTGATGGCGGCGGTAAAGGAGCATGTTGCTAATGTCGGTGATATTACCCTACATATCGATCCGGAAGATGACAGTGATAAGTCCTTCGTGCTGCTGCCGCTGAGGGAGGATATTGAGGGCTATTTATCAGACTACGACCTATTGGATGGAGCGCTGAAGCTTAATATCCATTACTTCTCTAACGGTGTTCACCTGGAGCTGTTGTTTGCCGCCGAGCAAGATATGACATTGTTGCGAGAGCAGGTCGCGACGGTGAAACAATACCACCCAGAAATTAAGGCGATATCACTACAGCGTTTAATGAATTGA
- a CDS encoding FKBP-type peptidyl-prolyl cis-trans isomerase — translation MSEVQLETIEQQASYGIGLQMGQQLAGSGLQGIDVAAIAKGIATSLGGEKPAIEVDVINNALQTLHARAEEVLAESAKAAAADGEAFLAENAKREEVTVLESGLQYEVITAGDGTIPSADNTVRVHYHGTLTDGTVFDSSVERGEPAEFPVTGVIKGWVEALQLMPVGSKWKLAIPHDLAYGERGAGGAIKPFAALVFEVELVAIV, via the coding sequence ATGTCTGAAGTACAGCTAGAAACGATCGAACAACAAGCCAGCTATGGCATCGGCCTACAAATGGGGCAGCAACTTGCCGGCAGTGGCTTGCAGGGTATTGATGTTGCAGCCATCGCCAAGGGTATTGCAACCTCTCTAGGTGGTGAGAAGCCAGCAATCGAAGTTGATGTAATCAATAACGCACTGCAAACTCTTCATGCACGCGCCGAAGAGGTACTCGCTGAGAGTGCTAAAGCTGCTGCAGCGGATGGCGAAGCTTTTCTCGCTGAAAACGCCAAGCGCGAAGAAGTAACCGTACTCGAATCAGGCCTACAGTACGAAGTGATCACTGCTGGTGACGGCACTATTCCTAGCGCTGATAACACCGTACGTGTCCACTATCACGGCACACTGACCGATGGCACCGTTTTCGACAGTTCTGTTGAGCGCGGCGAGCCAGCTGAGTTCCCCGTTACCGGTGTCATCAAGGGTTGGGTTGAAGCGCTGCAACTAATGCCTGTTGGCTCTAAGTGGAAGCTAGCGATCCCTCACGACCTCGCCTACGGTGAGCGTGGCGCCGGTGGCGCTATCAAGCCTTTCGCTGCTCTAGTCTTTGAAGTTGAGCTAGTAGCCATCGTTTAA
- a CDS encoding LysR family transcriptional regulator, translating into MQELQNMMIFATVVDTGSFSVAATQLGIAKSSVSKRITTLEKELGVRLIQRSTRKLSVTEEGEGLYLHCRQIREELEQAKQEISQSRETPSGTLRVSVPQLLGSTLIAPMIAGFQQQYPEVNVELELDYAVHQLDLIGKGYDLSLQVGELADSCLVAVRLFNVQSTLCASPDYLDQAGRPELPGDIESHRYLRWVTPNRPAYLALDLRRGRRQYGYNVKPSYSTLTMSKGNRQYGYNVNSCFASNDAQAVREVALRGGGIALLPNYAIKEELQSGRLEALFSDYEVETFPVSLVYPQRKHMTPKVRVFSDYLKHHLMER; encoded by the coding sequence ATGCAAGAACTGCAAAATATGATGATTTTTGCCACCGTGGTAGATACAGGGAGTTTCTCTGTGGCTGCAACGCAACTAGGTATTGCCAAGTCGTCTGTGAGCAAACGTATTACTACCCTCGAAAAGGAATTAGGGGTCAGGTTAATCCAACGCTCGACCCGTAAACTTAGCGTGACCGAGGAGGGCGAGGGGCTTTACCTGCATTGTCGGCAAATTCGCGAAGAACTTGAGCAAGCTAAACAAGAGATTAGTCAATCAAGAGAGACGCCTTCCGGTACGCTACGAGTCAGTGTTCCACAGCTCCTTGGCAGTACATTGATTGCCCCCATGATTGCCGGGTTTCAACAGCAGTACCCTGAAGTCAACGTTGAGTTAGAGTTAGATTATGCGGTGCACCAGCTGGATTTGATTGGTAAGGGCTATGATTTGTCTTTGCAGGTTGGTGAGTTGGCGGATTCGTGCCTGGTTGCGGTGAGATTATTTAATGTGCAATCAACGTTGTGTGCCTCGCCAGACTACCTGGATCAAGCGGGACGTCCTGAGTTGCCTGGTGACATCGAGTCGCACCGTTATTTGCGTTGGGTGACGCCAAATCGTCCGGCTTATCTGGCGCTGGATTTACGGCGGGGGCGTCGACAGTATGGTTACAATGTTAAGCCGAGCTATTCGACCCTGACAATGAGCAAAGGTAATCGTCAGTACGGCTATAACGTGAATAGTTGTTTTGCGAGTAACGATGCACAGGCGGTGCGTGAGGTCGCTCTTCGTGGTGGTGGCATTGCTTTGTTGCCTAATTATGCCATTAAAGAAGAGTTGCAGAGTGGGCGTTTAGAGGCGTTGTTCAGTGACTATGAAGTCGAGACGTTCCCGGTATCACTCGTTTATCCACAGCGTAAACATATGACGCCGAAGGTAAGAGTTTTTTCTGACTATCTGAAGCATCACTTGATGGAGCGTTAA
- a CDS encoding secretin N-terminal domain-containing protein, protein MKVLLLAISLCWFVPQAWAERMLTTISLHQAEAEQIARVLRSTLAPGSSISTYQNTLVIRATAAELRQIHALVAELDSKGRQLWISVRVGEQEGGGSYFGQPHHQPITRVNRGIHTEIETRVTVQERHFTGSAETGQGVRATEGLPAYIATGQSLTTPVTSRWREPVVAQQGFYVTARLDGSTVLLTIRQENASLQGGGVDKQQLRSHVSGGLGQWIAVGAISEQASGVAIDADGRQLTNTKTVSSVYIRVLLQ, encoded by the coding sequence ATGAAGGTGCTATTGCTTGCCATCTCATTGTGTTGGTTTGTTCCACAGGCTTGGGCTGAAAGGATGTTGACGACAATCAGCTTGCATCAAGCTGAGGCAGAGCAGATAGCGCGTGTTTTGCGTAGTACATTGGCACCCGGAAGCTCGATTAGCACGTACCAAAACACGTTGGTTATTAGAGCGACGGCAGCAGAGTTGAGGCAAATCCACGCTTTAGTCGCGGAACTTGATAGCAAGGGAAGGCAGCTATGGATCTCGGTGAGAGTGGGTGAACAAGAGGGCGGGGGAAGTTATTTTGGCCAGCCTCATCATCAGCCGATTACAAGAGTGAACAGGGGGATACATACAGAGATAGAAACCAGGGTAACAGTACAGGAGCGTCATTTTACGGGCAGTGCTGAAACTGGGCAGGGAGTGCGTGCGACGGAGGGGCTCCCTGCTTATATTGCTACAGGACAGAGCCTCACTACCCCTGTTACCAGCCGATGGCGAGAGCCTGTGGTGGCGCAGCAAGGCTTTTATGTCACAGCGAGGCTTGATGGGAGTACTGTCTTACTTACGATTAGGCAGGAGAATGCTAGCTTGCAGGGTGGGGGGGTGGATAAGCAGCAGCTGCGTAGTCATGTCAGTGGTGGTTTGGGGCAGTGGATCGCTGTCGGGGCTATCTCAGAGCAGGCTAGTGGAGTGGCGATCGACGCTGACGGACGACAACTGACTAACACTAAGACGGTTTCGTCAGTGTATATTCGGGTATTATTGCAATAG
- a CDS encoding phosphatase PAP2 family protein, protein MKPLKALQRIQQVDLRMLLWFERSRIYPVFMSLVRMVSRSGDGYMQMLFPLLAAAFSSAVGGHFFAIYISAFAIERLLYLLLKNTLRRQRPSAVVPHIEALVKAFDKFSLPSGHTMAAFLLAAFAVIVFGKAAAIVYVWAVLVGVSRVILGVHYPSDIILGAILGSAIGYIAAAYL, encoded by the coding sequence ATGAAACCTCTTAAAGCATTACAGAGAATACAGCAGGTGGATTTGCGGATGCTGCTGTGGTTTGAACGCTCGCGAATATATCCGGTTTTTATGTCGTTGGTGCGAATGGTTTCGCGAAGTGGCGATGGCTATATGCAAATGCTATTTCCGTTGCTGGCTGCTGCTTTCTCTTCCGCTGTAGGAGGGCACTTTTTCGCTATTTATATTTCAGCTTTCGCGATCGAGCGGCTGCTTTATCTATTGCTTAAGAACACCCTGCGTCGTCAGCGGCCATCAGCAGTGGTGCCGCACATTGAGGCGTTGGTAAAGGCGTTTGATAAGTTTAGCCTGCCTTCCGGCCATACCATGGCAGCTTTCCTTTTGGCGGCTTTTGCGGTGATTGTTTTTGGTAAGGCAGCGGCCATTGTTTATGTTTGGGCGGTGTTGGTGGGGGTTTCTCGGGTTATCTTGGGTGTGCATTATCCCAGTGATATTATTCTTGGCGCGATACTGGGAAGCGCTATAGGTTATATAGCTGCAGCTTACCTATAG
- the murI gene encoding glutamate racemase, whose amino-acid sequence MTNNPIGIFDSGIGGLSIAQQIRQALPHENLIYLADSAYAPYGDKPTGFIQQRSSKLAQFLLEQHKVKAIVVACNTATVSAIDDLRAQCSIPIIGVEPGIKPAATDSNSGIIGVIATTCTLNSTSFQRLSAQLSAKTTIATQPCPGLVEQVESLQLHNSNTEQLVRKYLSPLIAKGIDSIVLGCTHYAFLEPIIRRVAGPDVSIINTATAISKEVGRRLEALQLLNHSKQLGRDVFWSSSDTNFAYKQFSQLWGHNVDVLPLKV is encoded by the coding sequence ATGACAAACAACCCTATTGGCATCTTCGACTCTGGCATTGGAGGGCTCTCCATCGCACAGCAGATTCGCCAAGCACTACCTCACGAGAATCTCATCTACCTCGCTGACTCAGCCTACGCGCCCTATGGCGATAAACCCACTGGCTTTATCCAACAACGTTCTAGTAAATTGGCGCAGTTCCTATTAGAACAACATAAAGTCAAAGCTATCGTCGTCGCCTGCAATACCGCCACGGTATCGGCTATCGATGATTTACGCGCCCAGTGCAGTATACCCATTATCGGTGTAGAGCCCGGCATTAAACCCGCTGCAACCGACTCAAATAGCGGTATTATTGGCGTCATCGCCACCACCTGCACCCTCAACAGCACCTCCTTTCAACGACTTTCAGCACAACTAAGCGCAAAAACCACTATTGCGACACAGCCCTGTCCTGGCCTGGTTGAACAAGTAGAGTCCTTGCAGCTACACAACTCGAACACCGAGCAGCTCGTGCGTAAATACCTCTCACCCCTCATTGCCAAGGGCATTGATAGTATCGTATTAGGTTGTACTCACTACGCCTTCCTCGAGCCCATTATACGTAGAGTGGCAGGGCCAGACGTTAGTATTATTAATACCGCAACAGCTATCAGCAAAGAAGTCGGTCGCCGACTCGAGGCATTACAACTGCTCAACCACTCTAAACAGTTAGGTCGCGATGTTTTTTGGAGTAGTAGCGACACTAACTTCGCCTACAAGCAATTTTCTCAACTCTGGGGCCACAACGTCGACGTACTACCACTCAAAGTTTAA
- a CDS encoding GlsB/YeaQ/YmgE family stress response membrane protein, whose product MTATGLIIFLLIGAVAGWLAGNIMKGGSFGLVGNIIVGIVGAFIGGFTFSLLGIYTSGGIISTIITAVVGAVILLFIVGLIKK is encoded by the coding sequence ATGACTGCAACGGGTTTAATTATTTTTTTACTGATTGGCGCTGTCGCTGGCTGGTTAGCCGGCAACATTATGAAAGGGGGTAGTTTCGGTTTAGTCGGTAATATTATTGTCGGTATTGTTGGGGCATTTATCGGTGGCTTCACCTTTAGCCTGCTCGGCATATACACCTCAGGCGGCATTATCAGCACGATTATCACCGCCGTCGTCGGCGCTGTCATCCTGCTCTTCATCGTCGGATTGATAAAAAAATAG